The sequence below is a genomic window from Streptomyces sp. NBC_00582.
CGGAGTTCCGCGAGACGCTGGACCTGGAGCGGCCCGTCGCCCCGACGGTGATCGCGATCGTCCACTCGCGCAAACCCTGAGCACACGGCGGCCCGGCACACACCCCGACCCGGCACACTCCGCGACCCGACGCCCTCCGCAATTTTGACGATCATTCAATCCACCTGCGGCTATGCTCCCTTTCGCCCCCTCCGGTCCCGTCCCACATCACGATGCGGCAGCAGCACCTCACCCCAAGTGGTTGGTTACTTGACTACCAGCGGTCACACACGGTTGGCTCCGAGCCAGCGATAGCGTCTCGCCGGCGCACACCCCGTCGCTCCGGCGGCGCTCGCCCCGTCCTCATGCTCTGCGCACAGCGAGGTGCAGCCCCCCATGAACAGTCCCCTCCCCGCCTCACCGCCCCCGAGACCCTCCGGCTCCGACGGATCCGTGCGTCTGACCGTCCTCGCGGTCGCCTGCTGTCTTCTCCTCGCCGGCTGCTCCGGCGACGGCTCGTCCGACGCGGACGGGGCGAGCGGCTCCGGCGACCGGATGAAGGTCGCGCTGGTCACCCACGGCGCCGAGGGCGACGCCTTCTGGGAGCTGGTGCGCAAGGGCGCGGAGGCGGCGGCCGCCAAGGACGGCGTCGAGCTGACCTACGGGAGCGACGCGGACGCGTCCGGGCAGGCCGAGTTGGTGCGGGACGCGGTCCGCGACAAGGTGGACGGCATCGCGCTGACGCTGGCCAAGCCGCAGGCCATGAAGACCCCGGTGGCGGCGGCGAAGTCGGCGGGGATCCCCGTGGTCGGCCTCAACTCCGGTATGGACGACTGGCAGTCGACGGGGGTGCTGGAGTACTTCGGGCAGGACGAGAGCGTCGCGGGCCGCGCGGTCGGCGACAAACTCACCGGCCTCGGTGCGAAGCACGCCCTGTGCGTCATCCACGAGCGCGGCAACATCTCACTGGAGGCGCGCTGCGCGGGCGTGAAGAAGACGTTCACCGGCGAGACCGAGATGCTCTACGTCGACGGGACCGACATGGACGCGATGTCCGCCGCCGTGACGGCACGGCTCCAGCAGGATGCCGGCATCGACGAAGTGATCGCCAACGGGGCGCAGTTCGCGCTCGCCGCGGTGAAGGCGGCGAAGAAGGCGGGCAGTAGGGCGAAGATCGCCACCTTCGACCTCAACAAGGACATGGTCGGGGCGGTCCGCGCCGGCAGTGTGCAGTTCGCGGTGGACCAACAGCCGTATCTCCAGGGCTATCTGGCCGTGGACGCGCTCTGGCTGTACCGGACGAACGGCAACATCAGCGGAGGCGGTGTGTCCC
It includes:
- a CDS encoding substrate-binding domain-containing protein, giving the protein MNSPLPASPPPRPSGSDGSVRLTVLAVACCLLLAGCSGDGSSDADGASGSGDRMKVALVTHGAEGDAFWELVRKGAEAAAAKDGVELTYGSDADASGQAELVRDAVRDKVDGIALTLAKPQAMKTPVAAAKSAGIPVVGLNSGMDDWQSTGVLEYFGQDESVAGRAVGDKLTGLGAKHALCVIHERGNISLEARCAGVKKTFTGETEMLYVDGTDMDAMSAAVTARLQQDAGIDEVIANGAQFALAAVKAAKKAGSRAKIATFDLNKDMVGAVRAGSVQFAVDQQPYLQGYLAVDALWLYRTNGNISGGGVSPVLTGPAFVTKTNVSDVARYAANGTR